From a single Lolium rigidum isolate FL_2022 chromosome 7, APGP_CSIRO_Lrig_0.1, whole genome shotgun sequence genomic region:
- the LOC124676057 gene encoding uncharacterized protein LOC124676057, which translates to MSRPHLPANPRANGFFDGAGRRLCEIEEAAAAVAAADQPWSGSPSQSTSPSSASSLPMSSCGQYMLHRVGKFDTLAGVAIKYGVEVADIKRLNSLSTDLQMFGHKTLRIPLPGRHPPSPFQHNGSYDGDDRECTPRRLHEDLLDSVLRTPRHKVSPAMSLLQGYYGLTPPPKRDSTHEGTEMSMYGKGKSVSLVDGPWSAETPNPNKFLFEHRNARSPTIGSVVNGESEENGDSERPVRRHQKADGELLLREENGSALLSRAGKGLALRPKAGSRADMNKSHQNLIAMMEPSFDDGLQTVKKSSSTPEFQEPESNNSSSSSIWSASKWSLKPDGFTLPLFDSIPKPISAWKNKAARD; encoded by the exons ATGAGCCGCCCCCATTTGCCCGCAAACCCGCGCGCAAATGGCTTCTTCGACGGCGCGGGCCGCCGCCTCTGCGAgatcgaggaggcggcggccgccgtagccgccgccgacCAGCCCTGGTCGGGCTCGCCGTCGCAGTCCACCTCCCCGTCCTCGGCCTCGTCGCTGCCCATGTCCTCCTGCGGCCAGTACATGCTGCACCGGGTCGGCAAGTTCGACACCCTCGCCGGCGTCGCCATCAAGTACGGCGTCGAG GTAGCCGACATCAAGAGGCTGAATAGCCTCTCCACTGACCTCCAGATGTTTGGCCACAAGACGCTGCGGATTCCGCTCCCTGGAAGGCATCCTCCCTCGCCTTTCCAGCACAACGGTTCATACGACGGCGATGACAG GGAATGTACTCCACGGCGCCTTCATGAAGATCTACTGGATTCAGTTTTGAGAACACCAAGACACAAAGTTTCACCAGCCATGAGCCTTTTGCAGGGGTACTATGGTCTCACACCACCTCCAAAGAGGGATTCAACACACGAAGGAACTGAGATGTCGATGTATGGGAAAGGCAAATCAGTTTCCTTGGTTGACGGGCCATGGTCTGCAGAGACACCAAATCCTAACAAGTTCCTGTTTGAGCATAGGAATGCCAGAAGCCCAACAATAGGTTCTGTTGTGAATGGCGAGTCCGAGGAGAATGGAGACAGCGAAAGGCCAGTAAGGCGGCACCAGAAAGCTGACGGGGAGTTGTTACTTAGGGAGGAAAATGGCAGCGCTTTATTGTCGAGGGCTGGGAAAGGGCTCGCGTTGAGGCCAAAGGCAGGCAGTCGAGCAGACATGAACAAGAGCCATCAGAACCTTATTGCTATGATGGAGCCTTCGTTCGACGACGGGCTTCAAACCGTGAAGAAATCGTCGAGCACGCCCGAGTTCCAAGAGCCAGAGAGCAACAACAGCAGCTCCTCCTCCATATGGTCAGCGAGCAAGTGGAGCCTAAAACCGGACGGTTTCACCCTCCCTCTTTTTGACAGCATTCCGAAGCCAATCTCTGCTTGGAAAAACAAGGCGGCCCGAGATTAG